In Microcaecilia unicolor chromosome 1, aMicUni1.1, whole genome shotgun sequence, the following are encoded in one genomic region:
- the LOC115466337 gene encoding uncharacterized protein LOC115466337: MPAKSPQAVKDRISRTSPKMVADQFAAPVALMVTLQEEAVRKLTKQLTVVLDDRLSKLQASVDDICKNLERHDLWLKSISSQEDCAVTAEAHLAELESQCKTILQRIEDQENRGRRNNVALLPPLPESVKDQGLWDFLEKCLPYKLGLLSPDLSMKVERIHCIGSTKEGDTQPSEKEKLMQSSKASGLQRGSDFAFLGLFA, encoded by the exons ATGCCAGCTAAGAGCCCGCAAGCGGTGAAAGACCGCATATCTCGAACAAGTCCAAAGATGGTGGCTGACCAGTTTGCAGCGCCAGTAGCACTAATGGTGACTTTACAAGAAGAAGCggttagaaaactaactaaacaactcaccgtTGTTCTGGATGATAGGCTGTCTAAGCTACAAGCCTCAGTAGACGACATTTGCAAGAATTTGGAGAGGCACGACTTGTGGCTGAAAAGCATTTCAAGTCAGGAAGATTGTGCGGTCACAGCAGAGGCACACCTTGCAGAACTAGAATCTCAGTGTAAAACGATCCTTCAGCGAATAGAAGACCAAGAAAACAGAGGGAGAAGAAACAATGTTGCATtattgccccccctccccgaatCGGTTAAGGATCAGGGGCTGTGGGATTTTCTGGAAAAATGTCTGCCTTATAAACTGGGTCTTTTATCACCTGACCTCTCTATGAAGGTGGAGCGTATTCATTGCATAggatc aactaaggAGGGAGATACGCAGCCTTCTGAAAAGGAGAAGCTTATGCAGAGCTCAAAGGCAAGTGGATTACAACGAGGCTCGGATTTTGCTTTTCTAGGATTATTCGCCTAG
- the LOC115466327 gene encoding 5-beta-cholestane-3-alpha,7-alpha-diol 12-alpha-hydroxylase-like, with translation MSLWLPVLLALFISVLGGLHLLGVFRRRRPKEPPLDKGHIPWLGHALDFRNNTVEFLQKMQRKHGDIFTVQIGGYCITFVMDPFSFGSILTETRSKFDLIHLKKQLVARAFGYYRLENEHKILEVTNKHLMGDGLVIMTKAMMKNLQKLMLHSIGTVKNQKEWQYDGLFHYSSNTTFRAGYLTLFGNETVKSMGSKEKAEEFDWVHSEELFNEFRKYDSLFPNLVYAMPPLKGKLEAERLKRLFWNVLSFKKTMQKDNVSRWVIDQLQLRQEQGMAEHMLARCMFMLLWGSQSNTASASFWLLFFLMKHPEALKAVKEEVEKVLKETNQEVKPGGPLINLTRDMLMKTPILDSAVEETLRLMSVPGLIRAIMQDVDFKMADGREYALRKGDRIGIFPYISVHMDPEIHPEPHQFKYDRFLSPDGIRRANFYKNGKKVKYFTMPWGGGKSMCPGRFFATNELKQFVFLMLVYFDIELVNAEEEILPIDQNRMGLGIVHPKRDIQFRYKLRC, from the coding sequence aTGAGTCTCTGGCTGCCAGTCCTTTTAGCTTTGTTTATCTCAGTCCTTGGTGGTCTTCATCTCTTAGGAGTGTTTCGTAGAAGACGACCCAAAGAGCCTCCTTTGGATAAGGGTCATATTCCATGGCTGGGACATGCATTGGACTTCAGAAACAACACTGtagaatttttgcagaaaatgcaaAGGAAACATGGGGATATATTCACTGTTCAGATTGGAGGCTACTGTATCACTTTTGTAATGGATCCCTTCTCCTTTGGATCAATATTAACGGAAACAAGATCAAAATTTGATTTGATCCATCTTAAAAAACAATTGGTTGCAAGGGCTTTTGGCTATTATCGTTTAGAAAATGAACACAAGATTCTAGAAGTAACCAATAAGCATCTCATGGGGGATGGCTTAGTGATCATGACAAAGGCCATGATGAAAAACTTGCAGAAACTGATGCTTCATAGTATTGGAACAGTAAAAAATCAGAAGGAGTGGCAGTACGATGGACTTTTCCACTACAGCAGCAATACTACGTTCCGAGCAGGTTACCTCACTTTATTTGGAAATGAAACAGTTAAGAGTATGGGAAGCAAAGAAAAAGCTGAGGAATTTGATTGGGTTCATTCTGAAGAACTATTCAATGAATTCAGAAAGTATGATTCTCTGTTTCCAAATCTGGTCTATGCTATGCCTCCTCTGAAAGGTAAACTAGAAGCCGAGAGATTGAAAAGACTTTTTTGGAACGTGCTGTCATTTAAGAAGACCATGCAGAAGGACAATGTTAGTAGGTGGGTCATTGACCAGCTTCAGTTAAGGCAAGAACAAGGAATGGCAGAACACATGCTGGCtaggtgcatgtttatgcttctATGGGGATCCCAATCAAACACTGCATCTGCAAGCTTCTGGCTTCTCTTTTTCCTAATGAAACACCCAGAAGCATTGAAAGCAGTAAAAGAAGAAGTGGAAAAAGTCCTTAAAGAGACTAACCAAGAAGTGAAGCCCGGTGGACCTCTGATAAACCTCACCAGGGACATGTTAATGAAGACCCCCATTCTTGATAGTGCAGTGGAGGAGACTTTGCGTTTAATGAGTGTTCCAGGTCTGATCAGAGCAATAATGCAGGATGTAGATTTCAAGATGGCCGATGGAAGAGAATATGCCCTTCGCAAAGGAGACCGAATTGGTATTTTTCCATATATTTCTGTGCATATGGATCCAGAGATCCATCCAGAACCCCACCAATTCAAGTATGACCGTTTCTTGAGTCCTGATGGTATAAGAAGAGCAAATTTCTATAAGAATGGCAAGAAGGTGAAATATTTCACCATGCCATGGGGGGGAGGAAAATCAATGTGTCCTGGCCGTTTCTTTGCTACAAATGAACTGAAACAATTTGTGTTCCTGATGCTTGTTTATTTTGACATTGAGCTGGTAAATGCAGAAGAGGAGATCCTGCCAATTGATCAGAACAGAATGGGCTTGGGCATCGTACATCCAAAACGTGATATTCAGTTTAGATATAAGTTACGTTGCTGA